One Bemisia tabaci chromosome 4, PGI_BMITA_v3 genomic window, CATActcccttcttctttcctccgtgcCTTCCTTctcccttccttccttttttattgcATGAACTGCAAATTATGACatttatttcgtcgcattttcttttttaaggggtgctaatggaagaaaacttcacgaggaaatcaacggcaccacttttagagcctcaaagttttgtacatgtataaacggagttatgagcttttaaagtttccaaattttgtccattgactcgatccactgtgctacGTCCCAGCTGGATCCGCCCATGGCTGCGCTGAGGAAAACACCTCATCAGCCTTCCGATATCACAAAGTTTATCCtttgagaaaaaacactaaaaaaatggcccgaaactgtatgtaacaaagtggaaaaatggtgctgggtccacaccatttcgcgaggAAATCAAATCcgggaaattccaaaaattacaattagagtcaaaatttgttttacTCTAACGAGTTCTAACGTATCCAGTAGTTTATCCTTTGATAAACCGCAAATTCTCCGCGAAAATGGGGATTATTCTTCccacaaatttttcagagaattttactcacaatttaGTCCAGTGTAGCTGGAATTTCAAGTCGAagtattcttattttttgtcaagaataaatattttgtacTTGGAATTTGGTAACGTTCGAAAGTTCTCCGGAGCTCGGCAGACTTTATTGCAGTGTACGTGGAATCATCCTTGATATCACAATAATTAATTCCATTTGTGTTTAACTGTTcaagcagaattttttttttttttattttttatttttttttaaacagtacGTTATCGCTTCGACATTAACAAAGCCCGACCACGCAACCGTCCATTTGAGGTTGGAACAGGGATCACCAAATGTGAAACATCAAGATCCTTTGGTCAGTGCCTCCTATCTACGGGTAACGGGTCATTTTCGCGTTATTCCCACAGGCGTTAGAAGGCTAGAGCACAGTTGTGAAGGAAGGAAACTgatcagaaaaaaaggagatacGGCAGGTGTATATTAATTTCTATATTTCCATATTTGGTAATGAATATCGCGCAGAGCAATGGGAGATTCAACTCTTACGAAAGGATATAGATCACGGCGCTAATGAATGGAAATTGAAAtatgtaataataataataaaaaagaagaataaagaaTGCGCCCATCGTGTATCGCGTGAAAGTTCTTGATTTTAGTTTTAAGAAGCTGCCCATGAACTAAACTGCTCGATAAGGataaaattggaccgcgttcagcagaaaggaacaaagtcACACcagcgattgccaaattttactggcctattgaatttttttacaagagaacgtttttgcggtttccttcgaaaattttaaggaacttgctttgtactatgcaggaaattcacggacatttgcataaaaatccgcaccaccgttttcacgtaaaaaattaaagaatccaattaaatttggcaatgatggtctgatgtggctcggttcctttctgctgaacgcggtccaaccATTCCACTGGAAgaccagcagtggcgtggcgtgctttgcgatgggTATATCGATCGAGCTGCAATTTAAACCTTTTGAAAAGGATGGAGAAACAGGGGGATCACCTTGATAACCGATtttttaccgcagcttcaaatgggggaaatatggACAAggatcattgacgcctcgccactgaagacTAGGGAGATCCTGGATTGCCCCATCTTGAACTTGCTCTTCTCGGTGACGCGGGACTTGGTCTCGTTCTGGGAGGGACTGGACTTGGTGGTCTCGTGGCCGATTGGTCCCCCTCGGGGAGTGTGAGTGGTGGTCCGCCTTTGTAGCGCCTCCGCCTCCGTGTGGGCACCGTCGAGAGGCTCACCGCGGAGACCCGCCTGCGCTTGCCGCCGGAGCTGCTGCTGCAAACGAAAGTGCATCGGCTCTGCCACCTCCAAAGGCCGCACAGCCCCCATCTCGCATAGCATTGCGCGCCTTCGGCTACCGGGCAGCGGATCCGCTTCGTCGCCGACACACTGTCATAGTACTCCAATATGGCCTCGCACTTATCATGAGCCATTTGCCGGCCATGATCGTCCAGGTAGCTATCGCTGCATAGGTCCTTTTCTACCTCCTTCACGAACGTTGGCCATGTCCGATCGGGGGACGCTTCGCTTTCTAATTGTCTATCCGGCAAGTACATGCACCAAACCTGTGAACACATGGTAGACCAATAGTAGACTGATATAGTGAccacgtcattcgatataatatccaACTCTCGGTTCAAACCAACATaaactaacataacctcataTACAAGTTCGTCGTGAGTTTCCATCGATGATATGCCTCCCATCGGCAATCCGAGGAGAACAACGCACATTGAAAAGACAAGAAGGAAGAGGATCCTCAAGCAACAACTTTAGAAtttaagaaactttaaaagGGAAATATTACAGGGGGGACGCACACATATAAACACATGGTACTTAATAATAAAGATAGGTTTCAAGTATCAAAATGTAAATCAGGCCTTCCGGCAACAACCTGCCACACGTAGTTCCACCATGAATAAACCACAATGAACACTTTacttgttcaaaaaaaaaaaaaaaaaaaaaaaaaaagttcgtctTGAGCTAATTCTGTTACTTTTTCACAATTTAGTCACTGATCGGTCCTTAATCAACGAAGGGAGGACTCATTAAACCCGATAAATTCCGATTGTGAGAAACACTTgaacgcattttaccaccatgacGCACcaagggcgcgaatcagaaatGAGGTCGGTGTTGCTCTTTTACATcttttcccttttcttctcaaaataaCCACCGTAAATGGTCCTATTTCCATACCTAATAACTTCCATTTCTTAACCATTGTATTACATGTCTCTAGATGGCTATAGGCTCCTCAACTGGAGTAAAAGCCACTTAAaaacagaagaagaaggagaaaaaacaagtttatGGGTTTGTTTTCCTTTGAAGCATGACGTGGCCACTGAATCGGTctatagacaaggtacgatttaAGCGCTCTGATTATTTGTTGCTCATTTAAGCTCTCACTTCGCACACGATTTGCGCGTGGAGATTACTGAAACTAACCCGTAACCAAGACTCGAACTTTTTATTTCACGTTGgccacgaaaaatttgaattttacgcTGACACGAAAAACCAGAGTCTACGTGTATATGACTTCACGTAGTAGAACGGTTCTGGCCGCTAGGCCTCTTCGAGCAGTGTTCCTCCCCTGTCCTGTGCTGTTCTGTAACGTAAACAACGTGCACCAACTTAGCCGAAGCGCAGAAATTGACGTTGCTATGTTTTCACACTGCAGAGATTCTTACGATTAGTATATGCGATTCAACTCAAGTAgataatgcactgaaaaaaaaaaagattagtagaatttaccattccttcactctgtatttcacacagcgtcaatttagagtcaaagGTGTTACCACTGGTACATGCAGGtatcctctggcagaatcgatttgaagattggtagaatttaccattccttcactcTGACACACGTCGTAGAGTCAAGTACACGTACAGCAGTACATCCGGAATCGATTGAGATTGGTAGATTTACCATCCTCTGCAGGTGAAATACAACGTGAGGAAGGTAATCTACCATCTTTCTATCAGTGTGGTTTTAtcatgagcgggaagtttgaaattAGCATCGAAAAGCGTTAATATCTTTGGTTGaagtaattttcaataattttcgttgcagaAACTGTGTTTGACATGaaattcttataaaaaaattacatcataaTGCTTACATTTCGCACCTTCATCCAATGAATAGAACCAGACGCAATGATGCGAAATAAGTTTGTTTACTTTGGAAGAATTACGAAGTATTAGACgcgaagaagggggggggggtgttccaaGCCAACTCACGCTTGTCCGCC contains:
- the LOC109031761 gene encoding uncharacterized protein isoform X2, whose protein sequence is MNLTTTVICAILGTLTTTATVWCMYLPDRQLESEASPDRTWPTFVKEVEKDLCSDSYLDDHGRQMAHDKCEAILEYYDSVSATKRIRCPVAEGAQCYARWGLCGLWRWQSRCTFVCSSSSGGKRRRVSAVSLSTVPTRRRRRYKGGPPLTLPEGDQSATRPPSPVPPRTRPSPASPRRASSRWGNPGSP
- the LOC109031761 gene encoding uncharacterized protein isoform X1 — protein: MNRATSVICALIIVIITTKVTVWCMYLPDRQLESEASPDRTWPTFVKEVEKDLCSDSYLDDHGRQMAHDKCEAILEYYDSVSATKRIRCPVAEGAQCYARWGLCGLWRWQSRCTFVCSSSSGGKRRRVSAVSLSTVPTRRRRRYKGGPPLTLPEGDQSATRPPSPVPPRTRPSPASPRRASSRWGNPGSP